One genomic window of Candidatus Eisenbacteria bacterium includes the following:
- a CDS encoding outer membrane beta-barrel protein, protein MTLALVAVLAIAVAAPAFAGGGSKGDWELGVYGGRGFLDDYGDLQPADAFIIGGRLGHFLSNRHSLELSYQALTTDSDFEDPLLEDIEVKLTSWRLNLLHNFGSPGSGVRPFLTVGGGSEKTEVQIPTDEFEQRDFGWNAGLGVRFFLSPSLNLRLDGRYVGVKVGGDLDESVGNMEATAGLSFLFGGGDDGPEETAAVATPNQAPTVTCTADRSQVLPGEPVTLTATATDPEGDPVTYMWTSSAGRVSGNGTTATLDFTGVTAPSTATVTVRATDSNGNSGTSDCSVQLAQAQRPAEAVSCIAGGFPNNRARLNNVDKACLDDVSSRLSADPRARVVVVGSADTGEAAGTAQQRADAVRDYLVTERRIEATRITTQSGTSAQGRQVTVWFVPEGATVPGQ, encoded by the coding sequence ATGACTCTGGCACTTGTCGCCGTGCTTGCGATCGCCGTAGCGGCTCCGGCGTTCGCGGGAGGCGGCTCCAAGGGTGATTGGGAACTGGGTGTGTACGGTGGGCGCGGGTTCCTGGACGACTACGGCGACCTTCAACCTGCAGACGCGTTCATCATCGGTGGGCGTCTCGGTCACTTTCTCTCCAACCGGCATAGCCTGGAGCTGTCGTATCAGGCGCTGACCACGGATTCCGATTTCGAGGATCCTCTTCTCGAGGACATCGAGGTCAAGCTCACTTCCTGGCGTCTCAATCTGCTTCACAACTTCGGTTCTCCAGGCAGCGGAGTGCGGCCCTTCCTCACGGTGGGCGGCGGCTCCGAGAAGACCGAAGTTCAGATCCCGACGGACGAGTTCGAGCAGCGTGATTTCGGCTGGAACGCGGGACTCGGTGTCCGCTTCTTCCTCTCGCCCAGTCTGAACCTGCGTCTCGACGGACGGTACGTCGGAGTCAAGGTGGGTGGTGATCTCGACGAGTCGGTGGGCAACATGGAGGCGACGGCCGGGCTGAGCTTCCTCTTCGGCGGCGGCGACGACGGTCCGGAAGAGACCGCGGCGGTCGCCACGCCGAACCAGGCTCCCACGGTCACGTGCACCGCGGATCGCTCCCAGGTCCTCCCGGGTGAGCCGGTGACGCTCACGGCGACGGCAACGGATCCCGAGGGCGATCCCGTCACCTACATGTGGACGTCCAGCGCGGGCCGGGTCAGCGGCAACGGAACCACGGCCACCCTGGACTTCACCGGAGTCACGGCTCCTTCCACGGCGACCGTGACCGTACGCGCCACGGACTCGAACGGGAACAGCGGGACCTCGGATTGCTCCGTGCAGCTCGCGCAAGCGCAGCGGCCCGCCGAGGCCGTGTCGTGCATCGCGGGCGGCTTCCCGAACAATCGCGCCCGGCTCAACAACGTGGACAAGGCATGCCTCGACGACGTGTCGTCTCGCCTCAGCGCGGATCCTCGCGCGCGCGTCGTCGTGGTCGGAAGCGCCGACACGGGAGAGGCTGCCGGCACCGCGCAGCAGCGTGCGGACGCCGTGCGCGATTACCTCGTGACCGAGCGCCGGATCGAGGCCACTCGAATCACGACCCAGTCCGGGACCTCCGCCCAGGGCCGGCAGGTGACGGTTTGGTTCGTACCCGAGGGAGCGACCGTACCGGGCCAGTAA
- a CDS encoding phosphodiester glycosidase family protein has translation MKTPRAAVVLAIAALILSLPGTATRVGAGGPRPSTLSVWHAESWRPFWRSDKAPGRWAAAHPTIERALRWKRLSKGVDWATLRLSCGGASCRTRLVVARLDPAQVELSLAMELTREDMRPAWSIDGAPATAVLAVNAGQFVSTMPWGWVVVDGRPLLRPGYGPLSSAVSIGVDGAVRWFHGDSLLSASGVAAGFQSYPTLLAGEGAVPLAIREPGRGVNLSHRDTRLALGALRDGRLLIALTRYDAVGEMAGGFPVGPTTPEMAAIMGALGATDAVMLDGGISAQLLLRETPSGKSYRWPGLRKVPLALIGKPRGARADLPAAK, from the coding sequence GTGAAGACCCCGCGCGCCGCGGTCGTCCTCGCGATCGCGGCGCTCATCCTCTCGCTGCCCGGGACCGCGACACGCGTCGGCGCTGGAGGGCCGCGCCCGTCGACACTCTCCGTATGGCACGCGGAGTCCTGGCGTCCGTTCTGGCGCTCCGACAAGGCTCCCGGCCGCTGGGCGGCCGCGCACCCCACGATCGAGCGGGCTCTGCGCTGGAAGCGGCTCTCGAAGGGAGTGGACTGGGCCACCCTGCGGCTCTCCTGCGGCGGGGCATCCTGTCGCACTCGCCTCGTCGTGGCCCGTCTCGATCCCGCCCAGGTGGAACTCTCCCTTGCGATGGAACTCACGCGCGAGGACATGCGGCCCGCGTGGTCGATCGATGGCGCGCCCGCGACGGCGGTCCTCGCCGTGAACGCGGGCCAGTTCGTGAGCACGATGCCCTGGGGGTGGGTCGTGGTCGACGGACGTCCGCTTCTCCGGCCTGGGTACGGGCCGCTCTCGAGCGCCGTCTCCATCGGGGTGGACGGCGCGGTGCGATGGTTCCACGGAGACTCGCTGCTGAGCGCATCCGGGGTCGCCGCGGGATTTCAGTCCTATCCCACGCTGCTCGCGGGTGAGGGCGCCGTACCTCTCGCCATCCGGGAGCCCGGGAGGGGCGTGAACCTCAGCCACCGTGACACGAGGCTCGCGCTCGGCGCTCTGCGCGACGGAAGGCTCCTGATCGCCTTGACACGCTACGACGCAGTCGGAGAGATGGCCGGCGGGTTCCCCGTCGGTCCGACGACTCCCGAGATGGCCGCCATCATGGGCGCGCTCGGTGCGACCGACGCCGTGATGCTGGATGGAGGGATCTCGGCGCAGCTCCTCTTGCGCGAGACGCCGTCCGGGAAGAGCTATCGGTGGCCCGGCCTGCGGAAGGTGCCCCTCGCGCTCATCGGGAAGCCACGCGGCGCGAGGGCAGACCTCCCAGCGGCGAAGTAA
- a CDS encoding DUF1684 domain-containing protein, whose translation MPAGRRAARGIAPCLLVLACLVSCGKSSRQEVGSADDLSAAQTDSLLGFYAKDRAETEEWLRSKPTSYFATIHRRDFANQASLTVGSAAGNDVTLDEATVKPKHLRVTVNGDSFRVETLDRGATFTVKESTMAAATLPPGALQVGRFTLRLSHQRFPAIIVFDPRSPHYQKYKGIPYFSPDLDYRIVAPLTPNPEPDTTLILSTRGNQRRAVRVGWFVFVVKGERCRLEATRLLEPGVGEEDFSLFFTDATTGKESYKVGRYLEAEPLPDGRYVLDFNRAYNPACAYSDHYNCPIPPRENRLTVAIRAGEMDPHTTH comes from the coding sequence TTGCCCGCGGGCCGGCGTGCCGCGCGCGGCATCGCCCCCTGCCTGCTCGTGCTCGCTTGCCTCGTTTCGTGCGGCAAGTCCAGCCGGCAGGAGGTCGGGAGCGCCGACGACCTGAGCGCGGCGCAAACGGACTCGCTGCTCGGCTTCTATGCGAAGGACCGTGCCGAGACGGAGGAATGGCTCCGCTCCAAGCCGACTTCGTACTTCGCCACCATTCATCGCCGTGACTTCGCGAACCAGGCTTCGCTCACCGTCGGGAGCGCGGCGGGGAACGACGTGACGCTCGACGAAGCCACGGTGAAGCCGAAGCACCTTCGGGTCACCGTGAACGGCGATTCCTTCCGTGTGGAGACGCTGGACCGGGGGGCGACGTTCACGGTGAAGGAGTCCACGATGGCGGCCGCGACGCTCCCTCCAGGAGCCCTGCAGGTCGGCCGGTTCACGCTGCGGCTCTCGCACCAGCGCTTCCCGGCCATCATCGTCTTCGATCCTCGGAGCCCGCACTATCAGAAGTACAAGGGCATCCCGTACTTTTCGCCCGATCTCGACTATCGCATCGTCGCGCCGCTGACCCCGAACCCCGAGCCCGACACGACGCTCATCCTCTCCACGCGCGGGAATCAGCGCCGCGCGGTCCGCGTGGGTTGGTTCGTTTTCGTCGTGAAGGGCGAGCGATGCCGGCTCGAGGCCACGCGTCTTCTCGAGCCCGGAGTGGGGGAGGAGGACTTCAGCCTCTTCTTCACGGACGCCACGACGGGGAAGGAGAGCTACAAGGTAGGGCGCTATCTCGAGGCCGAGCCCCTTCCGGACGGCCGGTACGTGCTCGACTTCAATCGCGCCTACAACCCGGCATGCGCGTACTCGGACCACTACAACTGTCCGATTCCTCCGCGCGAGAATCGCCTCACGGTCGCGATTCGCGCGGGAGAGATGGACCCGCACACCACGCACTGA
- a CDS encoding L,D-transpeptidase: MGSLLRLKADLGDESFVTALKLSRVDLKHAARLDTLIAPMPGVSLLYLSPFPASLPQADSIPKLLLVSLRLQAFAAYESGRIVTWGPISSGGSQSPTRTGLYHPNWKDRRHVSSVDSTWIMPWTVNIDDRVGTALHQYSLPGRPASHCCIRLLESDARWIYDWIRTSAPGRRGTPVVLFGEYRFELPPPWRSLPRNPGLATLGADEVDDALDLLYGQREAVTSDGD, from the coding sequence ATGGGAAGTCTTCTCCGGCTGAAGGCGGACCTTGGTGACGAGTCCTTCGTCACAGCGCTGAAGTTGAGCCGCGTCGATCTGAAGCACGCCGCGCGTCTGGATACCCTGATCGCCCCGATGCCGGGTGTGTCGCTCCTCTACCTTTCCCCCTTTCCCGCGTCCTTGCCGCAGGCGGATTCGATTCCGAAGCTCCTCCTCGTCTCCCTCCGTCTTCAGGCGTTCGCGGCGTACGAGTCCGGTCGCATCGTGACGTGGGGACCGATCAGCTCGGGCGGATCGCAGTCGCCGACGCGGACCGGCCTCTATCACCCGAACTGGAAGGACCGCCGCCACGTGAGCAGCGTGGACTCGACGTGGATCATGCCGTGGACCGTGAACATCGACGACCGCGTGGGAACCGCGCTCCATCAGTACTCGCTGCCGGGTCGGCCCGCGAGCCACTGCTGCATCCGGCTCCTCGAGTCGGACGCGCGGTGGATCTACGATTGGATCCGGACGAGCGCGCCCGGGCGGCGGGGAACTCCTGTCGTTCTGTTCGGGGAGTACCGGTTCGAGCTTCCGCCGCCGTGGAGATCGCTCCCGAGGAACCCGGGTCTGGCGACGCTCGGCGCGGACGAGGTCGACGACGCGCTGGACCTGCTGTACGGGCAACGGGAGGCGGTCACGTCCGACGGGGACTGA
- a CDS encoding universal stress protein, whose translation MKVIVGVDSSSFSDAAIRHVLESAWPKGTSFLVISAAEPVFLAPGEALAPQAIATYVGQQESFHRQVAELAAARLRDAGLVARGAMKRGDPRLVLEETAKSEQADLVVVGSHGRSGIKKLFLGSVADHVVTHAPCPVLVVKTPAWHQVKAEAERAATAAVS comes from the coding sequence ATGAAGGTGATCGTCGGAGTCGACAGCTCGAGCTTTTCCGATGCCGCGATCCGGCACGTGCTCGAGTCGGCATGGCCGAAGGGGACGAGCTTCCTCGTGATCTCGGCCGCGGAACCGGTGTTCCTCGCGCCGGGCGAGGCGCTGGCGCCGCAGGCGATCGCGACCTACGTCGGCCAGCAGGAGTCCTTCCACCGGCAGGTGGCCGAGCTGGCGGCGGCGCGCCTCCGCGATGCGGGGCTCGTGGCCCGCGGCGCGATGAAGCGCGGCGATCCACGGCTCGTGCTCGAGGAGACCGCGAAGTCCGAGCAGGCCGATCTCGTGGTCGTGGGCTCACACGGCCGCAGCGGCATCAAGAAGCTCTTCCTGGGCAGCGTGGCCGATCACGTCGTGACCCACGCGCCGTGTCCCGTTCTCGTGGTCAAGACGCCGGCGTGGCACCAGGTCAAGGCCGAGGCCGAGCGCGCTGCCACGGCCGCGGTGAGCTGA
- a CDS encoding prenyltransferase: protein MKMLESPIRTGTVRPYRTRAQVSAMPGIHAADRSLLRGIWRLADPKVSIASFASITLGAAAAARDGSLHWEWLALTVLGIFAIEVAKNASGEVVDFSTGADQGVGPEDRSPFSGGKRVLVDNILTRTQTVVIAIACYLIGIAVGLAISAERHPGVLWLGLAGIWLAYFYHAPPIRLSYRGFGEIAVAAAYGPLIACGTYLVQRRDWSEAAFLASLPLGLLIAAFLWINEFPDVRADRAAGKRTLVVSLGPRAASYGYAALAVIAYALIAILPALGLPRSVWLGL from the coding sequence ATGAAGATGCTCGAGAGCCCGATCCGCACCGGAACCGTGCGCCCCTACCGCACGCGTGCGCAGGTGTCCGCGATGCCTGGGATCCACGCGGCGGATCGGTCGCTTCTCCGAGGCATCTGGAGGCTCGCCGACCCCAAGGTCTCCATCGCCTCGTTCGCGTCGATCACTCTTGGCGCCGCGGCCGCGGCGCGCGACGGCTCCCTGCACTGGGAGTGGTTGGCCCTCACGGTCCTGGGGATCTTCGCGATCGAGGTGGCCAAGAACGCGTCCGGCGAGGTGGTCGACTTCAGCACCGGCGCCGACCAGGGCGTGGGGCCCGAGGACCGGAGTCCGTTCTCCGGCGGGAAGCGAGTTCTCGTGGACAACATCCTGACCCGCACGCAGACCGTGGTCATCGCGATCGCCTGCTACCTGATCGGAATCGCCGTGGGGCTCGCCATCTCCGCCGAGCGGCATCCCGGAGTGCTCTGGCTGGGGCTCGCGGGTATCTGGCTCGCGTACTTCTATCACGCACCTCCGATCCGGCTGAGCTATCGAGGTTTCGGCGAGATCGCGGTCGCGGCTGCGTACGGCCCGCTCATCGCGTGCGGCACGTACCTCGTGCAGCGCCGCGACTGGAGCGAGGCCGCGTTCCTGGCATCGCTTCCGCTCGGACTCCTGATCGCGGCCTTCCTGTGGATCAACGAGTTCCCGGACGTGCGCGCAGACCGTGCCGCGGGAAAGCGCACGCTCGTCGTTTCGCTCGGTCCTCGCGCGGCGAGCTATGGGTACGCGGCGCTCGCAGTGATCGCGTACGCGCTGATCGCGATCCTCCCCGCGCTGGGGCTTCCCCGCTCGGTCTGGCTCGGGTTGG